CCTCAGAAATCATGGGTGCGGCTTTGGGTTCCACGCCAATCACTTCTAATCTTGATTTCCTCGGTTTCAGAGCTTCTGCGATGCCCATAGCTGTTCCTGTGGTTCCCAGCGCTGCAATAATAATGTCAACTTCACCCTCAGTATCCCGCCATATTTCTTCAGCAGTAGTCTCAATGTGAGCCTGTTTGTTTGCGGGATTGTCATGTTGGTTTACGTAGAACGAGTTCGGTATCTCCTCGTGTAGCTCCATTGCTCGTTCTTTTGCTGCGGCAGTGTGAAATTCAGGCGGTGTCAGTTCGAGCTCTGCGCCGAACAATCGCAGTATTTTCTTGCGCTCATCACTCA
The sequence above is a segment of the Candidatus Lokiarchaeota archaeon genome. Coding sequences within it:
- a CDS encoding pyridoxal-phosphate dependent enzyme; the encoded protein is SDERKKILRLFGAELELTPPEFHTAAAKERAMELHEEIPNSFYVNQHDNPANKQAHIETTAEEIWRDTEGEVDIIIAALGTTGTAMGIAEALKPRKSRLEVIGVEPKAAPMISEGSWKKHKLPGTSPGFVPGLYEEGLLDEIITIDAEGEAYRFCRRLAAEEGILAGISSGATAAAAVRIGKRSENEGKLIVAIFADSGQRYLSVEGLF